In one Legionella clemsonensis genomic region, the following are encoded:
- a CDS encoding histidine triad nucleotide-binding protein: MSCLFCKIASGEIKADIVFETQEILVIRDIKPQAPTHLLLIPKKHIATINDADSTDEQLLGRMILTAKNMAKVEQLSEDGYRLIFNVNSGGGQEVYHIHLHLLGGRQMTWPPG; encoded by the coding sequence ATGAGCTGCTTATTTTGTAAAATTGCGTCAGGGGAAATAAAAGCGGATATTGTGTTTGAAACCCAGGAAATTCTTGTGATACGTGATATAAAACCACAAGCTCCCACACATTTATTGCTAATCCCTAAAAAACATATTGCAACGATCAATGATGCAGATAGCACGGATGAGCAATTGTTAGGCCGTATGATACTAACAGCAAAAAATATGGCCAAAGTTGAGCAGCTAAGCGAAGATGGATATCGGCTAATATTTAATGTTAACTCCGGTGGCGGGCAGGAAGTTTACCACATTCATTTACATCTACTGGGTGGCCGACAGATGACTTGGCCTCCAGGCTAG
- a CDS encoding right-handed parallel beta-helix repeat-containing protein produces the protein MDKIVNINQVTKWISALFLLLSYNIAQGEQHCFLLESNVISAPGCYYLKKDMQGSITISSDSVTLDLNGRKLSDPNPGSWTIGVNLENRNNITIKNGYFDGFWFAISASGGRNIHIQNNVFINTKYMAITASGSNVNVLNNHISYMDFYLPKDSINFYLVGLNIRDTTGCNILNNVIYAPSLPANPPKFRLEYVGLILSSSSRNCRIKNNVFSNFKLPKFKSIAVWLASDTQGSYLRDNLILNYGYGIIGKRGSYLDKNNLSVNVTTPTWDKSLTVNNVKTNFAF, from the coding sequence ATGGATAAAATTGTGAATATAAATCAAGTTACAAAATGGATCTCAGCTCTTTTTTTATTATTAAGTTATAATATCGCTCAAGGAGAACAACATTGTTTTTTACTTGAGAGTAATGTCATATCAGCTCCTGGATGTTACTATTTAAAAAAAGATATGCAGGGCTCAATAACTATAAGTTCAGATTCGGTTACCTTAGATTTAAATGGAAGAAAATTAAGTGATCCCAATCCAGGCTCTTGGACTATCGGGGTTAATCTTGAGAACCGAAATAATATTACCATAAAAAATGGATATTTCGATGGGTTTTGGTTTGCTATATCTGCATCTGGGGGGCGAAATATCCATATTCAAAATAATGTATTTATTAACACTAAATATATGGCAATTACTGCTTCTGGCTCTAACGTAAATGTGCTCAATAATCACATAAGTTATATGGATTTTTACTTACCCAAAGATAGCATCAATTTTTACCTGGTTGGCCTAAACATTCGTGATACAACTGGTTGTAATATACTAAATAATGTAATTTATGCGCCGTCTTTACCTGCTAACCCCCCTAAATTTCGATTAGAGTATGTTGGTTTAATTTTATCAAGTAGCTCAAGAAATTGCCGAATAAAAAATAACGTGTTTTCTAATTTTAAATTACCCAAATTTAAATCAATTGCGGTATGGTTAGCTTCTGATACCCAGGGAAGTTATTTACGTGATAATTTAATTTTAAATTATGGCTATGGGATCATAGGAAAACGAGGAAGTTATTTGGACAAAAATAATCTGTCCGTTAATGTTACAACCCCTACATGGGATAAATCACTCACTGTTAACAATGTAAAAACTAATTTTGCCTTTTAA
- the ppa gene encoding inorganic diphosphatase, with product MGLMNIKSGRDVPNEINVIIEIPMHGEPVKYEVNKETGALFVDRFLTTAMYYPANYGYIPQTLSEDGDPVDVLVVTPVPLYSGSVIPCRVVGMLKMTDEAGVDAKLLAVPTSKLTKMYEKVDVYSDLPQHLLSSLEHFFQHYKDLEEGKWVKVTGWEGPEAARKEIMASIERYKESE from the coding sequence ATGGGCTTAATGAATATTAAGAGCGGTCGTGATGTACCGAATGAAATCAATGTCATTATAGAAATTCCTATGCACGGGGAGCCTGTAAAATATGAAGTGAATAAGGAAACAGGTGCATTATTTGTCGATCGTTTTTTGACAACGGCAATGTACTATCCCGCCAATTACGGCTATATCCCCCAAACATTATCTGAGGATGGTGATCCTGTTGATGTGTTGGTTGTGACCCCGGTACCCTTATACAGTGGCTCCGTTATTCCCTGCCGAGTGGTCGGGATGTTAAAGATGACAGATGAAGCTGGGGTAGACGCTAAACTGCTGGCAGTGCCAACTAGTAAATTAACCAAGATGTATGAGAAGGTAGACGTTTACAGTGACTTACCACAACATCTACTCTCTTCACTTGAACATTTTTTTCAACATTATAAAGATCTAGAAGAAGGAAAATGGGTTAAAGTAACTGGTTGGGAAGGACCTGAAGCAGCTCGAAAAGAAATTATGGCGAGCATTGAGCGCTATAAAGAAAGTGAATAA
- a CDS encoding monovalent cation:proton antiporter-2 (CPA2) family protein, whose translation MNNDLLFHIFIFLASACIIIPLASRFKLGSVLGYLIIGVLIGPFGFNLIANSEQIMHFAEFGVIMMLFLIGLELEPARLWALRKSILGLGGLQVTITTLLLVSLGLLLGYSWRISLAVSMALSLSSTALVLQILQEKKLMHTAAGEISFAVLLFQDIAVIPILILMPMLGSSGAVASTAENVSSLTGWSHAGLIAGIIGAVILAGHYLSHHFFNLVAQTNLREVFTATSLALIVGITLLMDAVGISPGLGAFIGGVVLANSEYKRTLETDIEPFKGLLLGLFFISVGMSMNFYLLAIQPLTLLSVVVSFIFIKILVLLMLGRFFGLTTLQSIAFALVLSQGSEFAFVLFKFAHHTNVISLQDANFFTLAIALSMTTTPFLVLVYQHFIVPKFLSVLPPQKFDAIDTQQPIILAGYGRFGQVIGRFLNAQEIQLTVLEKDPQQIEQLRKFGIKGYFGDASRLDLLRNAGAQQAKLLIVAVDDPDSCVEIVKLAKQEFPQLKIYARARNRRHAYELHKIGVDYFKRETFDSSLSMALEIMKLLGYEEESVRSKAQAFALHDEITLQKSFAFFEEEHELISFTQQARGELERILQDDQTTSTRQNGKA comes from the coding sequence ATGAATAACGACCTGCTTTTTCATATTTTTATCTTTCTCGCATCCGCTTGCATTATTATACCGCTGGCAAGTCGTTTTAAGCTAGGTTCAGTTTTAGGCTATCTTATTATAGGGGTCTTAATAGGTCCCTTTGGTTTTAATCTAATTGCCAATTCAGAACAAATTATGCATTTTGCTGAATTTGGTGTCATTATGATGTTATTTTTAATAGGATTGGAATTAGAACCTGCCAGATTGTGGGCATTGCGCAAATCCATTCTCGGTTTGGGCGGATTGCAAGTGACTATTACCACATTGCTATTAGTAAGCCTGGGGCTTTTGTTAGGCTATAGCTGGCGAATAAGTCTTGCTGTAAGTATGGCTTTATCTCTTTCATCTACAGCCCTGGTTCTGCAAATTTTGCAGGAAAAAAAATTAATGCACACCGCTGCCGGCGAAATTTCATTTGCCGTTCTTCTTTTTCAAGACATTGCGGTAATCCCTATTCTTATCTTAATGCCTATGCTGGGTAGTTCTGGTGCTGTAGCATCTACAGCTGAAAACGTTTCATCCTTAACCGGATGGTCTCATGCAGGATTAATTGCGGGTATTATTGGTGCGGTTATTCTAGCGGGCCATTACCTTTCACATCATTTTTTTAATTTAGTTGCACAAACTAATTTGCGCGAAGTATTCACTGCTACTTCTTTGGCCTTGATTGTTGGTATTACCTTATTAATGGACGCAGTAGGTATTTCACCCGGATTAGGTGCTTTTATCGGAGGAGTAGTTTTAGCCAACTCTGAATATAAACGGACATTAGAAACCGATATTGAGCCCTTCAAAGGATTATTATTAGGATTATTTTTTATTTCAGTAGGCATGAGTATGAATTTTTATCTTCTTGCCATTCAACCATTGACATTGCTTAGTGTCGTAGTCAGTTTTATTTTCATAAAAATTTTAGTGCTCTTAATGTTAGGACGATTTTTTGGACTTACTACCTTACAAAGTATTGCATTCGCACTGGTTCTCTCTCAAGGAAGCGAATTTGCCTTTGTATTATTTAAGTTTGCTCATCATACCAATGTGATTAGTCTGCAGGACGCAAATTTCTTTACCTTGGCTATAGCACTTTCTATGACCACTACCCCTTTTTTAGTTCTTGTTTACCAGCATTTTATTGTACCTAAGTTTTTAAGTGTTTTACCGCCACAAAAATTTGATGCCATTGATACTCAGCAACCTATTATTCTTGCCGGTTATGGTCGCTTTGGACAAGTTATTGGTCGCTTTTTAAATGCCCAAGAAATTCAGTTAACTGTGTTAGAAAAAGATCCACAACAGATTGAACAACTTCGAAAATTTGGAATTAAAGGTTATTTTGGTGATGCGTCTCGACTTGATTTACTCAGAAATGCAGGCGCACAACAGGCAAAATTACTCATTGTGGCTGTTGATGATCCTGATTCATGTGTTGAAATAGTAAAACTGGCAAAGCAGGAATTTCCTCAACTCAAAATTTATGCCCGTGCCCGTAATCGCCGCCATGCTTATGAATTACATAAGATTGGAGTTGATTATTTTAAACGAGAAACCTTTGATTCATCTCTCTCTATGGCTCTGGAAATTATGAAACTTTTAGGATACGAAGAAGAAAGTGTAAGAAGTAAAGCACAAGCCTTTGCCCTGCATGATGAAATTACCTTACAAAAATCCTTTGCTTTTTTTGAAGAAGAACATGAATTAATCAGTTTTACACAGCAAGCAAGAGGTGAGCTGGAGCGAATTTTACAAGATGATCAAACTACTTCAACGAGACAGAATGGTAAGGCTTAA